The Alphaproteobacteria bacterium LSUCC0719 sequence TTGATGGCCCCACCAGCCTTTAGAAAAATGAAGGCTGTGAAAACAATTGTGGTGATGGTGCCAATGGTGATGACGCCTATAATCTGCGCAAGCTGCGTCTCAAGCAGCTTTAGGTGCATGATCACGCCCACCCCAATTGGCACAAAAAGCAGTGAAAGATATCCAATCAGCTGTTGTGATGTGGTAACGAGTTTGCATCGCAAGTCTGCAACAAATGGGACGTCGATCCGCTTTGACCATAAGAGGCAGACCAACATCAAAACCAGACCGATAACTGGCCCGGGAACTGGCAATGCAAAATATTTTTGTGTCGCCTCACCGATTAATTGGAACAGGAAAATCAGGAATATTGCACCTAGCATGACATGCATCCTGTAAAATGAAGTGGGCGAGAAAACTTGTTTGGCTCATGACGTATACTGCAAGGCA is a genomic window containing:
- a CDS encoding CidA/LrgA family protein, which codes for MLGAIFLIFLFQLIGEATQKYFALPVPGPVIGLVLMLVCLLWSKRIDVPFVADLRCKLVTTSQQLIGYLSLLFVPIGVGVIMHLKLLETQLAQIIGVITIGTITTIVFTAFIFLKAGGAIKDE